From the genome of Thermogutta terrifontis, one region includes:
- a CDS encoding glycoside hydrolase domain-containing protein, with translation MLTWNWLGRATNTSLIRLSRLLLICLLATGTDSASQRSSLASEPITHLETATDSIAWHHPLYLNWGDYWRVRIPITVSNTSQEDILGQTLAFRVVSPEEANTSGDQGPWPALPIAGRELREIRVCTENGRELLWGAVDGQGRVLGTGVLPAGAYFVIPIECRAGSMTRLFVYLDNPKATAVPDHWTKRPFLTNGGMELGSGEAPLGWAHDPRDADHQAYWTNDHPHSGSKCVTTVVRPGAAPSWIATRQIGIAAIPGARYRLRAWVRAENVQGNAGWYVHAGNEANPMMIAPVFSAGGGTYDWKEIQAEFSAPMQATTLSVGTVLWGTGQAWFDDVSLEVIGQSPWIVKVGRPEQRFLKEVAAEEPWRAEAAINGGWPSRIHAKVFRFADEEARDVLVALPLEQFRRKNEGVDGSFIVQHNSGIKECLVVGTWVLWSDDLPAGSVLHRYLKLTADDQRSPAEGGHQRDFERLLFSGKNLVKNPSFEDGEKLPEVWMRVGEGVTGVKFSVEENAPFTGGKRRSARLEVSNDTKPGWYGWQQKVPVKAGRNYFVAGWLKCQNVSQGEVRIHLHFHDAQGRLTAQGAMTSIGPGISGTRDWTLLSGVVRAPAEATDMTIHLTTNVPGVLWHDAIVVAEVALVDAAEWETKPLPSGELALWQMPSVVKVFREDPPGRSAKELSLFAAKGEWEAIQFVVKSHDPLGPVTVEVDPPKNNLGEKLDQFQVAVVGFVPIDHPSNYFRSEEPAWYRKIPAGSRGSDGWAGWWPDPLLPANTFDLKAETAQPIWIIFRIPRDARPGDYRGQVRLRVGGNIVKQVPLRCQIWGFALPERTTLPAIYDVRLGPGRDFWGKRFDEIYPQLVAFMAERRLCPDAIRPDPVIRFENGKVVADFTDYDRVAEWYFDKLGLPSSYAPQLFYLFGWGFPPRDLFGQRPYPGAPPYQGVDRSALRPQYKETYQACLRAYWEHIKQRGWADRITLYISDEPFAHLPEIKEQMKALCAMIHEVDPSIPIYSSTWEHVPEWDGCITVWGLGHDGRVPPEKFPAIREKGAKIWYTTDGQMCIDTPYCAVERLLPHYCFHYGVSAYEFWGVAWNTYNPYEFGWHSFIHQSDRPGESYWVRYPNGDGYLIYPGQPIGYDGLVSSIRLEQAREGVEDYEYFVLLSQLIDQAKTRGRDTKEAEKALTEARQLVLIPNPGGRYSTRMLPHPERVEEVRRAIARAIEDLSKN, from the coding sequence ATGCTGACTTGGAATTGGCTCGGTCGAGCCACGAATACCAGCCTTATCCGATTGAGTCGGCTATTACTGATCTGCTTGCTAGCGACGGGCACCGACAGCGCAAGCCAACGTTCGTCGCTGGCAAGTGAGCCAATAACTCATTTGGAAACGGCCACTGACTCGATCGCGTGGCATCACCCTTTGTATCTAAACTGGGGAGATTACTGGAGAGTACGGATCCCGATCACAGTCTCCAACACCAGCCAGGAGGATATTCTGGGGCAAACCCTGGCGTTTCGTGTGGTTTCCCCGGAGGAAGCCAACACGTCCGGCGACCAAGGACCATGGCCGGCATTGCCCATTGCCGGCCGGGAACTGCGTGAAATCCGCGTGTGCACGGAGAACGGTCGAGAACTGTTATGGGGAGCGGTCGATGGTCAGGGAAGAGTCCTCGGAACGGGCGTCCTGCCAGCGGGTGCGTATTTCGTCATCCCAATAGAGTGCCGTGCCGGCTCGATGACGCGACTTTTTGTCTACCTGGACAATCCAAAAGCGACTGCCGTGCCGGACCACTGGACCAAACGACCGTTTCTGACCAATGGTGGGATGGAACTCGGAAGCGGCGAAGCACCGCTCGGCTGGGCCCACGACCCCAGGGACGCTGACCACCAGGCCTACTGGACGAATGATCATCCCCATTCCGGTTCGAAATGTGTGACTACGGTCGTTCGACCTGGTGCCGCACCGAGTTGGATCGCCACTCGACAGATAGGAATCGCCGCCATTCCGGGTGCGAGATATCGTTTGCGGGCATGGGTGAGGGCTGAGAATGTCCAGGGAAACGCGGGATGGTACGTGCATGCTGGAAATGAAGCAAACCCAATGATGATTGCCCCAGTATTTTCGGCAGGGGGTGGCACTTACGACTGGAAGGAGATTCAGGCCGAATTCTCGGCTCCCATGCAGGCAACGACACTGAGCGTGGGCACAGTTCTGTGGGGCACCGGCCAGGCGTGGTTCGATGATGTGTCTCTTGAGGTCATTGGCCAGTCGCCCTGGATCGTAAAAGTGGGGAGGCCGGAGCAGCGGTTTCTCAAAGAAGTGGCAGCAGAAGAACCCTGGCGAGCGGAAGCGGCGATTAACGGAGGGTGGCCCTCGCGGATTCACGCGAAGGTGTTTCGATTTGCCGATGAAGAGGCCAGAGATGTTTTGGTGGCGCTGCCTCTGGAACAATTTCGCAGGAAAAACGAAGGCGTGGACGGCAGCTTTATCGTGCAACACAACTCAGGCATAAAAGAGTGCCTGGTGGTGGGAACGTGGGTCCTGTGGAGCGACGATTTGCCGGCTGGCTCGGTTTTGCATCGTTATTTGAAGTTAACAGCCGATGACCAACGATCGCCTGCCGAAGGCGGTCATCAGCGTGACTTTGAACGGCTCCTTTTCAGCGGGAAAAATCTGGTCAAAAACCCATCGTTCGAAGATGGTGAAAAACTGCCCGAGGTTTGGATGCGAGTCGGTGAGGGAGTCACGGGTGTGAAGTTTTCCGTCGAGGAGAACGCCCCTTTCACTGGAGGGAAACGGCGGTCGGCTCGCTTAGAAGTGAGCAATGACACCAAGCCGGGATGGTACGGCTGGCAGCAAAAAGTTCCCGTCAAGGCTGGGCGCAATTACTTCGTGGCGGGCTGGCTCAAATGCCAGAACGTCAGCCAAGGTGAAGTCCGGATCCATTTACACTTTCACGATGCGCAGGGGCGGCTCACAGCGCAGGGAGCGATGACCAGCATCGGACCAGGAATATCGGGAACGCGAGATTGGACACTACTCAGCGGGGTAGTACGGGCACCGGCTGAGGCCACCGACATGACGATCCACTTGACGACGAACGTCCCCGGGGTTTTATGGCATGACGCCATTGTGGTGGCTGAAGTCGCGCTGGTCGACGCGGCCGAGTGGGAAACCAAGCCCCTTCCCAGTGGCGAATTAGCGTTATGGCAGATGCCGAGTGTCGTCAAAGTCTTTCGGGAAGATCCGCCGGGCCGCTCGGCGAAGGAACTGTCCCTTTTCGCCGCAAAAGGGGAATGGGAGGCCATCCAATTCGTCGTGAAGTCGCACGATCCGTTGGGCCCAGTGACGGTCGAGGTCGACCCGCCCAAAAACAATCTCGGTGAAAAACTCGACCAGTTCCAGGTGGCAGTCGTGGGGTTTGTTCCGATCGACCACCCCTCCAACTACTTTCGTTCCGAGGAGCCCGCCTGGTACAGGAAAATCCCTGCGGGGTCACGAGGAAGTGACGGTTGGGCGGGTTGGTGGCCCGATCCCCTCCTGCCTGCGAATACATTTGATCTTAAGGCTGAAACAGCCCAGCCAATTTGGATCATCTTCAGAATTCCTCGCGATGCACGTCCCGGTGACTACCGTGGACAGGTTCGGCTTCGCGTGGGAGGCAACATCGTGAAACAGGTACCGTTGCGGTGCCAAATCTGGGGTTTCGCTTTACCAGAAAGAACCACCCTTCCGGCAATCTACGACGTGCGGCTGGGTCCGGGCAGAGATTTCTGGGGGAAACGTTTTGACGAGATTTATCCTCAGCTCGTCGCATTCATGGCCGAGCGGCGTTTGTGTCCGGATGCCATTCGTCCCGACCCCGTGATCCGGTTTGAAAACGGAAAGGTCGTGGCAGACTTTACAGATTACGATCGAGTGGCCGAATGGTACTTTGACAAGCTGGGGTTGCCCTCATCTTATGCTCCGCAGCTCTTTTATCTGTTTGGCTGGGGATTTCCGCCCCGGGACCTGTTCGGCCAACGACCGTATCCAGGAGCTCCCCCCTATCAAGGAGTGGATCGTTCGGCTTTGAGGCCACAATACAAGGAGACTTACCAGGCGTGTCTGCGAGCGTACTGGGAACACATAAAACAGCGAGGTTGGGCGGATCGCATAACTCTCTACATTTCGGACGAACCATTTGCGCATCTTCCCGAAATCAAAGAGCAGATGAAGGCCCTCTGTGCGATGATCCACGAAGTTGATCCGTCCATCCCCATCTATTCGAGCACCTGGGAGCATGTTCCAGAATGGGATGGTTGTATCACCGTGTGGGGCCTTGGTCACGATGGACGAGTGCCACCGGAAAAGTTTCCAGCCATCCGCGAGAAGGGAGCCAAAATCTGGTATACCACCGATGGGCAGATGTGTATCGACACACCCTATTGCGCTGTGGAGCGCCTTTTACCGCATTACTGTTTCCACTATGGTGTTTCCGCCTATGAGTTCTGGGGTGTCGCATGGAACACCTATAACCCCTACGAGTTCGGCTGGCATTCCTTCATCCATCAAAGTGATCGGCCGGGCGAATCGTATTGGGTACGATATCCCAATGGCGACGGTTACCTGATCTATCCCGGTCAGCCAATCGGTTATGATGGCCTAGTCAGCTCGATCCGTTTGGAACAAGCTCGAGAGGGTGTGGAGGACTACGAGTATTTTGTTCTGTTGAGTCAGTTAATCGACCAAGCCAAAACGCGCGGTCGGGATACCAAGGAAGCAGAGAAGGCGCTCACCGAAGCCCGTCAACTTGTGTTGATACCTAACCCTGGCGGCCGATATTCCACAAGGATGCTTCCCCATCCAGAACGGGTGGAAGAAGTCCGTCGGGCGATAGCGCGGGCAATTGAGGATCTCTCCAAGAATTGA
- a CDS encoding ligand-binding sensor domain-containing protein — protein MWRAVFLWVMAWLLATGTAWAETTSGEKASGAQVPKLAFGQSVDNLTDDDLPYVYTEWENFTEEDGLPNDHIFAVRCAGEKVWVGTENGLACYDKKTRKFTVWREKDGLPWRAVTGIDVDPQTGDVWLALFGGGVARLSGGRFDHFHQLNSGLVNNVVYAIAVEHDNVWCATTAGASRYNTTTKEWTIFTEKNAPMEEIWNYNVFYSPEVNKVFLAVWGSGCLEFDVPTEKWKVYLDPDREMEIDLFRDDGIIHVITTAANYVGGALWVSTYFGQCRYDGRYWRGFYAHETGLPSDFTNALRARSGQECWMCTDKGLGVVADYATDTYVSYYRNGDDSSGRAEVFRQGRKIKEVPLETSIAHNFIIAMDFDGDDVWVGTAKGLSHGIGRGYYPGVRRQPEWLNKLNSTSEK, from the coding sequence ATGTGGCGTGCAGTATTTCTGTGGGTAATGGCATGGCTACTCGCGACCGGCACTGCATGGGCCGAAACCACTTCTGGTGAAAAAGCTTCAGGTGCACAGGTGCCCAAGCTCGCGTTTGGGCAGAGTGTCGATAATCTTACAGACGATGATTTACCGTATGTGTACACGGAGTGGGAAAACTTTACGGAAGAGGATGGACTTCCCAACGACCATATTTTCGCCGTGCGTTGTGCAGGGGAGAAGGTCTGGGTTGGTACGGAAAACGGCCTGGCGTGTTATGACAAGAAGACGCGGAAATTCACGGTGTGGAGGGAGAAAGATGGCCTTCCCTGGCGTGCCGTAACTGGAATTGACGTGGATCCCCAAACCGGTGACGTGTGGCTGGCTCTCTTCGGAGGTGGCGTGGCTCGCCTGTCCGGCGGGCGATTTGACCATTTTCACCAGTTGAACAGCGGACTAGTCAATAATGTCGTCTATGCGATAGCGGTCGAACACGATAACGTATGGTGCGCCACAACTGCCGGAGCAAGCCGCTATAATACGACGACTAAAGAATGGACAATTTTCACCGAGAAAAACGCACCAATGGAAGAAATCTGGAATTACAACGTGTTTTACTCACCGGAGGTGAATAAGGTTTTCCTTGCCGTGTGGGGAAGTGGCTGCCTGGAATTCGACGTACCGACGGAAAAATGGAAGGTTTATCTCGATCCTGATCGGGAAATGGAGATCGACCTCTTCCGCGATGATGGAATCATTCATGTCATTACCACCGCGGCAAACTATGTAGGCGGAGCGCTTTGGGTATCCACCTACTTCGGGCAGTGTCGATACGACGGCCGATACTGGCGTGGGTTTTATGCTCATGAGACGGGTCTTCCCAGCGACTTCACCAACGCGCTTCGGGCTCGCTCCGGACAGGAGTGTTGGATGTGCACAGACAAGGGACTCGGAGTCGTCGCTGACTACGCCACCGATACCTACGTCTCCTATTACCGCAACGGTGATGACTCGAGCGGACGCGCGGAGGTCTTCCGTCAAGGACGAAAAATTAAAGAAGTTCCACTTGAAACGAGTATCGCACATAACTTCATAATTGCAATGGACTTTGATGGCGATGACGTATGGGTAGGAACTGCAAAGGGACTTTCGCATGGTATCGGGCGGGGCTACTACCCGGGAGTCAGGCGGCAACCAGAATGGCTTAATAAATTAAACTCAACGAGCGAAAAGTAA
- a CDS encoding multiheme c-type cytochrome — protein sequence MSTAGFRRTLRSSGKGSSWVRRIPWILIGISVSVLAARDSKAAPPNFQPVYVGVKVCAECHEGESLGDQCGIWAQSAHARAYAALHKPEARQIARLSGVAEEPDQSRICLGCHATAAEAEPWELDPTFSVREGVQCEKCHGPGSEYADAAIMRDRQKAMERGLRMPGLEGCIYCHAPKESHQRVLGKSGLDIAKGWQSIKHPVPSNASLSPLERPAPPVDKTQSALVGSAVCAECHDGARSGWQFSKWLESKHAGAYSCLGSTKGQQLAKKRGVEGDPRTATQCLKCHSTAYHVPAAAIRESFNLFEGVGCEACHGPGSQHVESRRRNLSQQDGSLRKPTRETCLGCHQSSPDKPFDFEQMMAKIAHPSQPDRSTQNSEVVYKTPVNIAVSPNFDIALVACEASNTVALLDLDTMTVRGEIPVGRQPHDVAFTPDGLYAFVSNRLDDSVSVVDIRTKKVVRTISVGDEPHGLLIDSQGRFLYVCNFLSDDISVVDLKSFKVVKTLSAGRGPWSLSLSPDGKWLVVTNIYSRFVPFRTEAQTELTILDTSTVQVVNRPVAHGANGLRGVAWDPKQRFALFTLARHKNVIPITRLLQGWTITNGLGILWPDGRIDQVLLDEPGECFPDPHDVVISPDGLQAFVTSAGNSRVAVVDLKKLEAVVRSYPDETRESILPNHLGPATEFVLKQIDVGHCPRGLALDKKRGLLLVANSLDDSIGIIDVQSLELVKTIDLGGPKIITRERLGERIFHSAKNTFHRQFSCASCHPDGHVEGLTYDIEDDIGVNPVDNRTLRGILDTSPFKWEGINPTLSRQCGTRLAVFFTRIQPFTPEELTALDYYICTIPLAPNRHRPVGAPLTPAQRRGRAIFERIYTNDGRLIPPENRCVTCHPPPLYTDRRSHDVGTKMKLDRHGVFDTPQLLNIYNSAPYLHNGIAPTLEEIWTVHNPYDTHGVTNDLTKDQLNDLIEYLKTL from the coding sequence ATGAGTACAGCGGGATTTAGACGCACTTTGCGATCCTCCGGTAAGGGGTCAAGTTGGGTGAGGCGGATACCGTGGATCTTAATCGGGATTAGCGTTTCGGTTTTGGCGGCCCGTGATTCAAAAGCCGCACCGCCTAATTTTCAGCCTGTTTATGTCGGTGTGAAGGTATGTGCAGAGTGTCACGAAGGAGAATCTTTGGGCGATCAATGCGGTATTTGGGCACAATCTGCCCATGCCCGGGCGTATGCGGCGCTGCACAAGCCAGAGGCCAGGCAGATTGCACGACTGAGTGGAGTGGCCGAGGAACCCGATCAGTCACGGATATGTCTGGGTTGCCATGCAACGGCAGCAGAGGCAGAACCCTGGGAGCTGGATCCGACATTTTCAGTTCGCGAGGGTGTTCAGTGCGAGAAATGCCACGGACCCGGAAGTGAGTATGCGGATGCTGCTATTATGCGGGATCGGCAGAAGGCCATGGAACGCGGCCTGCGCATGCCCGGGCTGGAAGGTTGTATATATTGTCACGCTCCGAAGGAATCCCACCAGCGCGTGCTGGGTAAATCCGGCCTCGATATTGCCAAAGGTTGGCAATCGATTAAACATCCGGTTCCATCTAATGCGTCGCTCTCGCCACTGGAAAGACCCGCTCCGCCCGTAGACAAGACGCAGTCGGCCCTTGTGGGATCTGCAGTGTGTGCAGAGTGCCACGACGGTGCTCGTTCCGGATGGCAGTTCAGCAAGTGGCTGGAAAGTAAACACGCCGGGGCGTACTCGTGCTTGGGTTCGACCAAAGGGCAGCAATTGGCGAAAAAGCGGGGGGTGGAGGGGGATCCACGGACGGCGACGCAATGTTTGAAATGTCATTCCACGGCCTATCATGTACCGGCTGCTGCAATTCGCGAGAGCTTCAACCTGTTCGAGGGTGTTGGATGCGAGGCCTGTCACGGCCCAGGAAGTCAGCATGTCGAGTCCCGGCGGCGTAATCTGTCTCAGCAGGACGGATCGCTTAGGAAACCCACCCGTGAAACATGCCTCGGATGCCATCAATCAAGCCCGGATAAACCATTCGATTTCGAGCAAATGATGGCCAAAATTGCTCATCCTTCCCAGCCTGATCGTTCCACACAGAATTCGGAAGTGGTTTATAAGACGCCGGTGAATATTGCCGTATCGCCGAACTTTGACATTGCGTTGGTGGCCTGCGAGGCTTCAAATACAGTGGCTTTACTCGATTTGGACACCATGACGGTTCGCGGCGAAATCCCCGTGGGGCGTCAACCCCATGACGTAGCGTTCACGCCCGATGGCCTCTACGCATTTGTAAGTAACCGGCTGGATGATTCAGTATCGGTCGTCGATATTCGTACAAAAAAAGTGGTGCGAACGATTTCTGTCGGGGATGAGCCGCACGGACTATTGATCGATTCACAGGGGCGCTTTTTGTATGTCTGTAATTTTCTTTCGGATGATATATCCGTCGTTGACTTGAAGTCATTTAAGGTTGTCAAGACATTGAGCGCGGGACGCGGTCCTTGGTCTTTGAGTCTTTCACCGGATGGAAAGTGGCTTGTGGTTACCAATATCTACTCGCGATTTGTGCCGTTCCGCACGGAAGCTCAGACTGAGCTGACCATACTGGACACAAGCACAGTCCAAGTCGTGAATCGGCCGGTGGCGCATGGGGCTAATGGCCTCCGTGGAGTGGCCTGGGATCCGAAGCAGCGATTTGCACTTTTTACCCTGGCCCGGCATAAGAACGTGATTCCAATCACGCGACTGCTTCAAGGCTGGACGATCACCAACGGGCTGGGAATTCTCTGGCCGGACGGTCGCATTGACCAAGTCCTGCTCGATGAGCCAGGCGAATGTTTTCCTGATCCGCATGACGTTGTCATCAGCCCGGACGGTCTCCAGGCGTTTGTCACCAGTGCGGGTAACAGCCGCGTGGCGGTTGTTGATCTCAAGAAGCTGGAAGCGGTCGTTCGTTCATATCCGGACGAAACTCGAGAATCAATTCTTCCCAACCACCTGGGGCCTGCCACAGAGTTCGTTCTGAAGCAGATCGATGTCGGTCACTGTCCACGGGGGCTTGCACTCGATAAGAAACGCGGGCTGCTCCTTGTGGCGAATTCTCTCGATGACAGCATAGGGATCATTGACGTTCAGTCTTTGGAGCTCGTGAAAACAATTGACCTGGGTGGTCCGAAGATTATCACACGCGAACGGCTTGGGGAACGCATTTTCCACAGCGCGAAAAATACATTCCATCGACAGTTTTCCTGTGCGAGCTGCCATCCCGACGGACATGTTGAAGGATTGACGTACGATATTGAAGATGATATTGGGGTCAACCCCGTCGACAACCGAACTCTGAGGGGAATTCTTGACACATCCCCATTCAAATGGGAGGGAATCAACCCGACACTTTCCCGTCAATGCGGAACCCGCCTTGCCGTATTCTTTACCCGCATTCAGCCTTTTACTCCGGAGGAATTAACGGCCCTGGATTATTATATCTGCACTATCCCGCTCGCTCCCAATCGGCATCGACCTGTTGGGGCGCCGCTCACTCCCGCACAGCGTCGCGGTCGGGCTATTTTCGAGAGGATTTATACGAATGATGGGCGCCTGATCCCACCGGAAAATCGTTGTGTCACCTGCCACCCACCGCCGCTGTACACAGATCGGCGAAGTCACGATGTGGGCACCAAAATGAAGCTGGATCGGCATGGTGTGTTTGATACGCCACAGCTTCTCAACATCTATAACTCCGCTCCCTATCTTCACAACGGAATCGCCCCGACGCTGGAAGAAATTTGGACTGTCCACAACCCGTACGACACCCACGGTGTGACGAACGACCTTACGAAGGATCAATTGAACGATCTTATTGAGTATTTGAAAACATTGTGA
- a CDS encoding HD domain-containing protein yields the protein MRERDSKLRRRVAWEAARLMYFREETEYYRAKLKAARRVFGPDVRPGDLPSNREIREQIEAVARAFEGEKRVQKLGEMRLEALRMMRLLKEFRPRLVGSTLTGHVRRGSDIDIHVFSDSVEAVRLTLEQAGLPHEVIRKRVVKHGEERTYTHIHVSGQFEFELTVYPSELVNYRFKSSITGKPMERASIEELEKLLAREHPQLMVEIESDDAETVVDRFRVYESLLLPLEKVKEDPRYHPEGDVLYHSLQVFECAREESPYDEEFLLAALLHDVGKAIDPKDHVKAGLEALEGFITERTAWLIEHHMEAQGILDGSIGARARRRLEASEDFDTLILLAKCDRAGRRVGVKVPDLEEVFEYLRSLERDFQ from the coding sequence ATGCGAGAACGGGACTCTAAACTCCGGCGACGTGTGGCGTGGGAAGCGGCACGCCTGATGTACTTCCGGGAGGAGACCGAATATTATCGCGCCAAGTTAAAGGCGGCCCGCCGAGTTTTTGGCCCCGACGTTCGGCCGGGAGACCTCCCCAGCAACCGCGAGATTCGCGAACAGATCGAGGCCGTTGCCCGCGCTTTCGAGGGGGAAAAGCGGGTCCAAAAGTTAGGAGAAATGCGGCTGGAGGCTCTCCGCATGATGCGGTTACTGAAAGAGTTCCGCCCCCGCTTGGTGGGAAGCACCCTCACCGGTCACGTGCGCCGTGGCTCGGACATCGATATCCATGTCTTCTCAGACAGCGTGGAAGCGGTCCGGCTAACACTGGAGCAGGCCGGACTGCCCCACGAGGTGATTCGTAAGCGGGTTGTCAAACACGGGGAGGAACGGACCTACACGCACATCCACGTTTCCGGGCAATTTGAGTTTGAATTGACCGTCTATCCGAGCGAGTTGGTAAACTACCGCTTCAAAAGCTCGATCACAGGCAAACCGATGGAGCGCGCGTCAATCGAGGAACTTGAAAAACTGCTTGCCCGCGAGCATCCCCAACTCATGGTGGAGATCGAGTCGGACGACGCGGAGACGGTTGTGGACCGGTTCCGCGTGTACGAATCCCTCCTGCTGCCGCTGGAGAAGGTGAAAGAAGACCCAAGGTATCACCCGGAGGGTGATGTTCTTTACCACAGTCTCCAGGTTTTTGAATGTGCTCGGGAAGAGTCCCCCTACGACGAAGAATTTCTTCTCGCAGCTCTTTTGCACGATGTGGGAAAGGCCATTGACCCCAAAGACCATGTGAAGGCGGGCCTGGAAGCCCTGGAAGGTTTTATTACAGAGCGGACGGCCTGGCTCATCGAGCATCACATGGAAGCTCAGGGGATCCTTGATGGAAGCATCGGGGCGCGAGCCCGCCGCCGTCTCGAGGCTTCGGAGGACTTCGACACTTTGATACTTCTTGCCAAGTGCGATCGGGCTGGTCGGCGGGTGGGCGTCAAAGTTCCGGACCTTGAAGAAGTCTTCGAGTACCTTCGCAGCCTAGAACGCGATTTCCAGTAG
- a CDS encoding CRTAC1 family protein has product MNTLSFLYRFLYTNAPARWMRLAFLASVSLYWTTLSVPSLAQSLPTFTDVTREAGITFKHSFGDEELSNIVEGTGSGALFFDYNNDGLMDIYFVNGAWTPGVSSNRGRHLRGQLRNALYRNNGDGTFTDVTDQAGVGDTHFGSGCSAADYDNDGFVDLYVLNYGPNVLYHNNGDGTFTDVSRQSGLDDPRWSLSAPWFDYNGDGLLDVYVCNYLQYDLGAFRAFYKADGYPGPLSYEGQPDCLYRNNGDGTFTDVTKEAGVWNPEGRGMSATVADVNNDGLLDIYVTNDAMANDFFLNLGGGKFSNEALPRGLAFGEAGQGVSSMGPDFGDIDHDGLLDLFIPDMDYSCLLINFGEYFEDWTARSRIAAVCGQYTGWGSVIFDYDNDGWLDIFVANGDAHHEYPEEDVLLRNVGNRQFVDVSHQSGAYFHEKHVGRAVACGDFDNDGDLDLLIINLNDRPVLLRNDGGNRKNWLMVWPKRSNGKTDAIGARVTVRAGSLIQFRDAIPTRGYLSQMDPRVHFGSGDNTVADWVEIRWPNGKKTRLENVKANQVLKVVEPD; this is encoded by the coding sequence ATGAACACGTTATCATTTCTATACAGATTTCTATACACAAACGCACCTGCCCGGTGGATGCGTCTAGCGTTTCTGGCTTCAGTGTCCCTTTACTGGACCACGCTCAGCGTGCCGTCTCTTGCTCAGAGCCTGCCAACCTTCACGGATGTGACGCGGGAGGCAGGCATCACCTTTAAACACAGTTTTGGCGATGAAGAACTCAGCAACATCGTCGAAGGGACAGGCAGCGGGGCGCTGTTCTTTGATTACAACAATGATGGCCTGATGGATATTTACTTTGTCAACGGTGCTTGGACTCCCGGCGTCAGCAGTAATCGAGGCCGTCATTTACGCGGGCAGCTTCGCAACGCTCTGTATCGAAACAACGGAGACGGAACATTCACGGATGTGACGGATCAGGCGGGAGTCGGCGACACGCATTTCGGAAGCGGATGTTCAGCAGCAGATTACGATAATGATGGATTTGTTGACCTTTATGTCCTCAATTATGGTCCAAATGTTCTCTACCATAATAACGGGGATGGAACATTTACCGATGTTTCCCGCCAATCTGGCCTGGATGATCCCCGATGGAGCCTGTCCGCACCCTGGTTTGATTACAACGGCGACGGACTGCTGGACGTCTATGTGTGTAACTATCTGCAATATGATCTGGGGGCCTTTCGTGCTTTTTATAAGGCGGACGGCTATCCAGGCCCGCTGAGTTATGAGGGACAACCGGATTGTCTATATCGAAATAATGGGGACGGCACTTTTACCGATGTTACCAAAGAAGCAGGAGTATGGAATCCGGAGGGGCGTGGCATGAGCGCGACGGTGGCCGACGTAAATAACGATGGCCTGCTCGATATTTATGTTACTAACGATGCGATGGCAAACGATTTCTTCCTGAATTTGGGAGGCGGGAAGTTCAGCAACGAAGCCCTACCCAGGGGCCTTGCCTTTGGAGAGGCGGGGCAGGGTGTATCCAGTATGGGGCCGGACTTTGGCGATATTGACCACGATGGTTTGCTGGATCTTTTCATTCCAGATATGGATTATAGCTGCTTGCTCATCAATTTCGGTGAATATTTTGAGGATTGGACGGCACGTTCACGAATCGCCGCTGTGTGTGGACAATACACCGGCTGGGGATCGGTCATTTTCGACTACGACAATGATGGCTGGTTGGATATTTTTGTGGCAAACGGGGATGCCCACCATGAATATCCGGAAGAGGATGTGCTCTTGAGGAATGTGGGAAATCGACAATTCGTCGACGTGTCGCATCAATCCGGTGCATATTTCCACGAAAAGCATGTAGGACGGGCTGTGGCATGTGGTGACTTTGATAATGATGGTGACCTAGACCTCCTCATAATTAATCTCAATGATAGGCCAGTCCTTTTACGCAACGACGGGGGAAACCGGAAGAATTGGCTTATGGTTTGGCCCAAGCGCTCTAATGGAAAAACGGATGCGATCGGTGCCAGGGTCACAGTCCGCGCCGGGTCGCTGATTCAGTTCCGCGATGCTATTCCGACCCGTGGATACCTGTCGCAGATGGATCCGCGGGTTCATTTTGGGTCGGGAGACAACACCGTTGCCGACTGGGTCGAAATCCGCTGGCCAAACGGTAAAAAAACACGTTTGGAGAACGTCAAGGCGAACCAGGTACTCAAAGTTGTTGAACCTGACTAA